In the Candidatus Stygibacter australis genome, ATTTGATCTCTCCAGTCACCTGATCAATATTACAAAGTGGGATGGGTACAAGTTCCACGAATCGGCTGAATTTAGCTTCAGTTTTACGACGAGCTTCTTGTAATTTTATTCGCTCTGAAATATCTCTGAATATCCCAATTAAAACCTGCCGATCATTTATTTGGATTTTCATAACTAAGGTTTCAACTGGAATAATTATACCCTTGGAGTCTATTATTTCTACTTCATGCGGCTTTTGTGAACCAATACTGGCAATTTCTTTGAACATTTCGGAAATTTGTTCTCTTTTATCCATTGGATAAAGTTTTGATTTATGCATTCCGACTAATTCCGAAGATGATCTTTTTGTTAATTTTTCTGCTGCTTTATTAACCTCTATTAATATTCCAGTAGTGGGGTCAGCAAGAAAAATGGCATCTGGTTCAGAATCAAAAAGGCGTCTGAATTTCTCTTCACTTTCTTTCATTGCCTTTAGATTACTTGTCCTTTCTGAAAGTACGATAGAAAATTGGACCAGCATATAAGCCATCAGCACAACGAATGCTATTAACCTAAGTACATGCCAGAACCACCAGCTATCAGCCCAGACAACGGAATATGAAAATAAAAATCCTGCACAGGCTGTTATTAGCGCTAGAAAACTAAGAAGTAGGAGACCTATTTTTTTATATTTCAGATAATCGATATATACCTTGATACTGCTTATAAAAAATAAAAATCCTGCGATGATATTCATGGCATTTGCTAATGGAGTAAATCCACTTGCGTGACCAATATGTCCTTCATGTTCATGTTCCATAATCATCTGAGGTAATGCATTGCGATAATTTTTAATCCATAATCCCAAAACAACGATAATTGCGATTAGCAGGATTTTTAGCATGGTTTTTCTATTTCGAGACTTTTCTGACCAATTGAATACGATCAGAAAAAAGAAAAATCCCCCACTCAGCAATGAAAGATTATGGGTTAATACAAATCCATGCCCACTACTTAAAAACGAATGGAACAAATCCCAGCATCCCATCACCATGAATCCTAATGAAATCATTACATATCTTGGTTCCTTAATTCCTACCAAAAACCTGATTGACATAAATCCCATTAACATTGCTGCTAATGCTCCTATTGCTTCAATTGAAGAATGTATAGGGAAGTTTATATATTCAAAGTGTTTCCAAAGTAAATGAGGGTCGATGAAATTGAGAATTGAAAGAACAATCAATTCTCCCATTAATATGTGGATTGCAATTTGCATTCTTTTTTCATCATTTTTAAATCTCTTTTCATTTTCCATTATTTTGTCCTTAGTTATTGATCCCTATTTTTTTACTAATAGTGAAATAGAATTTAGTCCCTATTTCAGGTTCAGACTCCAACCAGATATTACCCCCATGTCGTTCTACTATTTTTTTACATACTGCCAGCCCAATACCTGTCCCTGGGTATTCATCTCTATTATGCAGTCTCTGAAATATGATAAAAATTTTATCATGCAAATCAGGACTAATACCAATACCATTATCTTCAATAGTAAAAAGCCAGTCCTGCTTACGTTCCTGAACTGCAACTTTTATCTCAGGAATTCTATCCTTGCAGAATTTCAAAGCATTACCAATTAAATTCTGCAATAAACTGATCATTTGATTTTCATCAGCAAATATTTCCGGTAAACTTTCTACTACAATGTTGCCACTTTTTTCTCTGATCAGCATACTTAAACTATCAAGCACTTGATGCATAACTTCTTTCATATCAACTTTATCAAATTCTTTTCCTCTCGTACTCACACGAGATACCTTAAGAAGTCCATTGATCAATTTCTGCATTCTGGAAGCACCATCTGTAATATAATGCATGTATTTCAAACCACGCTCATCAAGTAATTCTTTATAACGCTGCTCTAATAAACTCGTAAAACTGGATATCTTACGCAGTGGCTCCTGCAGATCATGTGATGCCACATAGGCAAAATTCTCAAGGTCAGTGTTTGAGCGTTCCAGCTCTGACATAATACCCTGCAGCTTCTTCTCTGCTACTTTAAGTTCACTTATATCTATTCCTGTTCCTACAAGATAAATTTCTCCATCAATTTCTATCCGGTAACCAGTGAAGTAAAAGGGAACATATTCTCCTGATTTAGTAATAATATTGCCTTCTACAATTGACTCCCCCTCGCTGAATACTTTTCCAATTGCACGACCTATTTCTTCCTGTTCTTCTTTGGGAAATAAGCTTTGGGCACTGATCTTTGACATCTCTTCATTAGTATAGCCCGTTATTTTTATAAAATTCCTGTTCCAGCGAACGAAACTGGCTTTGGAATCAAGCATATAAAATACGCCGGGCAAAGAATTTACGGCTGTTTCTGTAAATTCTTTCTCTTCTTTTAACCGCTTCTCTGATTCTTTCATCTCTGTAATGTCAATTGCCGCTGCATAAAGAACATCCCCTACTGGCACTGATGTCCAGCTCAACCATTTATAACTGCCATCTTTACATCTATAGCGATTAGAAAAATTTGCCATCTTGGCACCTTCAGATAATTTCTCTACTTCCCGCAGGGTTGGTTCCATGTCATCCGGATGACTAAAATCCACAAATGGAGTTGCCAGGATCTCTTCTGTGGTATAACCAAGTAATTTTTCCCAGGCAGGATTGATTTTTTTGAAATATCCGTCTGTGCCTGCAATACATAATAAACTCAAGGTATTGCTGAAGAAATTATCAACCTGGCTTTGAGCCTTTCTAAGATCTGTGAGATCATGCACAACTGCCATCAGGTGAGTGCTACCCTTGTAGATTATACTTTTACCAGTTATGGATGAATTGAGTCTGTCACCATTTTTGGCGATGTCAATTGTTTCGCCCTTAAATAATCTGCCGGCACTAGCAGTTGTAAAAAAATCCTGAAGCACTTCACTATAATCAGGATGGACCAGATCTGCAGGTGACATTTTTAGAAGCTCTTCCCTGCTGTAACCATAGATGCTTGTAGCTGCCTGATTAACTTCTACAAACTCTCCTTTCATATTGCAGATAAATATAGCATCAGTTACCGATTCAAAAATACTGCGATATTTTTCTTCTCCTTCACGTAATTTCTCATTAGCTGCCTGTAATTCCTGGGTCTGCTGATCAACCATCTTTTCCAGATTTTTTCGGTGATATTCCAATTCCTGCTGCACCTTTTTTAATTCAGTTATATCAATTGATGACCCTATTATGCGAAAGATCCGATTACTGACGTCCCGGAGCGGTGTTAAAGTAGTCAACCACCAGATATTTTTCCCCAATATAGGTAACATTTCTTCATAACTTACGCTCTCTCCACAATCGAGACAACTCTGGTAATAGGCTTTTATTTCTCTAATAATTTCTGCTGAAAGCACATCATCCAAATCATCAGGTGTTTTCCCTATCAGATCCTCAGACCGTAATCCTGACACCTTTTCATGGGCTGGATTTAAACTCTTATAGACAAATTTGCCATCAGGAGCTACATCCATCACAAATATTGCTGCTGATGTCCCGGTATAAATGCTCTCTAGAAATTTTCCCTGCTCTTCAATACTTTCCTGTATTTGCTTTAACCCACTAATATCCCTGGCAACAGACTGGGCAAATATCACATTCCCTTCGTCATCCTCCACTGGATGTATATTCATACTATACCAGCGAATTTCTCCCTTCACCAGCGTCTTAGTTTCTACTTTTATCACATTATTCTTATCAATTACCTTTTGAATTGTGGATAATTGCTGCTTTGCTATTTTTTCTGGAAAAAATTCCTGCATTTTCCTGCCAATAAAATTCTCGGGTTTTCCTCCCAATTGACTGGCTGCTGCTTGATTTATAAAGAGGTATTCCCCACTTCTATTCATCGTAAAAATCGGGTCAATTGATGTTTCCACTAGATTTTTATACCTTTGCTCACTTAATATCAGTTTCCTGGCATTTTCTGCCTGATCATCAATTGCAGTTTTTAATTTCAGATTCTTTTGACCCATATCCACAAGCATGTTCACCAGGGAACGGCAGAATCCCATTACTCTCTTTACCTGATCATGACTAAAAACTGGAACCAGCTGATATGCCTTTATATATTCCTTTTCATCAAAACCATACTGCTTTGCCTGATTTATAAAATATTCTTCCCCCGGTACATCATCATCATAAAAAAACTGACCAAAAAAAAGTGATGCCACATGTTCATCATCTATCAATAGCGGTATCGCTGCATCTACCAGCCCATTAAGGCATTTATATTCCACATAACTCTCAGTATTAAGATGCTGATAAATCATTTTGTCACTCTCATGACAGTTTTTCAGACTGTCCGTATTTTCCCGATGGAATTTTTCGCAGATAGGCTGCCAACGACTTTTTATTACGATTTCACCATCAGTTTGAATTATTCCTATGGGAAAACCGGTCGCTTCAAAAAAATCATTAAGTATTTCTTTTACCTGTTTAAGTTCAATAACATCTTTTAGTTTCTTGGTCACTAACACCTCCCTTTCATCAACCCTAACCATTCCTGGTGAATTTCATGTTGTGTATTTCCTGCTTCAAAGCAGCCACTTCATCCCGTAATTCTTTTATTCTGAACTCTCTTCCTATTACCAGCGTATAGTGATGTTCCAGCTCATCATATTTCTTCCTTAATTCTACTGTCCTTTCTTTCACCTGTTCTTCCAGTTCAGCTCGATGTCGCTTCAACTTCTCTTCAGTTTCCTTTAGGGCTGTTATATCATGTATAACTGAAAGTACTTTTTCCTCACCCTGATAATGAATCTGCTTACTCACAATTGATGTGTAGATATCCCTGCCATCCAGGCAAATATCTTTTGATTCCCCCCGGTGGACATATCCCTGAGAAATATTAATAATACTCTCTTCAACAAACTTTTTCCGATCCTCATGCACCAGATCTGTAACCTGTAAATCCAGAAATTCTTCCCGGCTGTATCCATATAATTCTGTTGCAGCAGGATTTATCTCGATGATCCTGCCACTTTTATCATGAATTATCAAGGCATCAGTCACTGATTCAAATATTGTCCTGTACTGCAATTCGTTATCAGCTAATTTCTTCTCTATTTTGGATCGCTCTATGGCATAACGGATCGCTTTCACCAGCGTTATCTCATTGAATCTACCCTTTACCAGATAATCCTGAGCTCCCTCTGCTATCGCTTCTAATCCAGTAAGCTCATCATCAAGACCTGTTAATATTATCACCGGGATCTGCAGACCCAGGTCTAAATACCGTTCAAATGTTTCTATTCCTCTACTGTCTTTCAATCCCAGATCCATTAAAATTACATTATAACTATTTCCGGAAGCAAATAACTCTGAATGAAGCATCTCAAAATCTTTTACCAGAATAAGATCATGGTTGAAAGTCTCTACTAATTGCAAATATTCTTTCACTAATTCATAATCAACAATGTCATCCTCTAAATAAAGGACTTTAGTCAACATAGTCAAAACCTCTTTTATTCATCTTTTATTGGAAATTTCACAATTGTAAACCAGAAACTCTCTATCATACTAACCACTTTTTGTAATTGATCCAAACCAACTGGCTTTGTTACGAAACAATTGGCTCCAGAGGCATAGGTTTTCACTATATCTTCATCATCTTCAGAAGTAGTTAAGATGACTATAGGGATAACTCTCAGCTCAGGATCTCCCTTGATCTCTTTTAAAGTCTCCCTGCCATCCTTAAAAGGCATATTCAAATCAAGTAGTATCAGATCCGGTTTTAGTGCATCTGAGTATTCTCCTCTTTTGTGTAAATAATCCAGGCATTCTACCCCATTATGCACTTCTGAAATTCGTAGTTTGAATTTCGAGGTAGATAATGCTTCCCGGGTCAATTCGATATCTCCCGGATCGTCATCTACTAGTAATATCTCGATCAAGGTTGGATCATTATACATTTGTCCTCCCTACTTTCTCTTCTGGAATCGTCTCTATGAATCATTAAACACCATTCTTTCCAACTATTCATAAGAACTCCCTGATAAAGATTCTTGACTATT is a window encoding:
- a CDS encoding PAS domain S-box protein; translation: MTKKLKDVIELKQVKEILNDFFEATGFPIGIIQTDGEIVIKSRWQPICEKFHRENTDSLKNCHESDKMIYQHLNTESYVEYKCLNGLVDAAIPLLIDDEHVASLFFGQFFYDDDVPGEEYFINQAKQYGFDEKEYIKAYQLVPVFSHDQVKRVMGFCRSLVNMLVDMGQKNLKLKTAIDDQAENARKLILSEQRYKNLVETSIDPIFTMNRSGEYLFINQAAASQLGGKPENFIGRKMQEFFPEKIAKQQLSTIQKVIDKNNVIKVETKTLVKGEIRWYSMNIHPVEDDEGNVIFAQSVARDISGLKQIQESIEEQGKFLESIYTGTSAAIFVMDVAPDGKFVYKSLNPAHEKVSGLRSEDLIGKTPDDLDDVLSAEIIREIKAYYQSCLDCGESVSYEEMLPILGKNIWWLTTLTPLRDVSNRIFRIIGSSIDITELKKVQQELEYHRKNLEKMVDQQTQELQAANEKLREGEEKYRSIFESVTDAIFICNMKGEFVEVNQAATSIYGYSREELLKMSPADLVHPDYSEVLQDFFTTASAGRLFKGETIDIAKNGDRLNSSITGKSIIYKGSTHLMAVVHDLTDLRKAQSQVDNFFSNTLSLLCIAGTDGYFKKINPAWEKLLGYTTEEILATPFVDFSHPDDMEPTLREVEKLSEGAKMANFSNRYRCKDGSYKWLSWTSVPVGDVLYAAAIDITEMKESEKRLKEEKEFTETAVNSLPGVFYMLDSKASFVRWNRNFIKITGYTNEEMSKISAQSLFPKEEQEEIGRAIGKVFSEGESIVEGNIITKSGEYVPFYFTGYRIEIDGEIYLVGTGIDISELKVAEKKLQGIMSELERSNTDLENFAYVASHDLQEPLRKISSFTSLLEQRYKELLDERGLKYMHYITDGASRMQKLINGLLKVSRVSTRGKEFDKVDMKEVMHQVLDSLSMLIREKSGNIVVESLPEIFADENQMISLLQNLIGNALKFCKDRIPEIKVAVQERKQDWLFTIEDNGIGISPDLHDKIFIIFQRLHNRDEYPGTGIGLAVCKKIVERHGGNIWLESEPEIGTKFYFTISKKIGINN
- a CDS encoding response regulator gives rise to the protein MYNDPTLIEILLVDDDPGDIELTREALSTSKFKLRISEVHNGVECLDYLHKRGEYSDALKPDLILLDLNMPFKDGRETLKEIKGDPELRVIPIVILTTSEDDEDIVKTYASGANCFVTKPVGLDQLQKVVSMIESFWFTIVKFPIKDE
- a CDS encoding PAS domain S-box protein, which encodes MENEKRFKNDEKRMQIAIHILMGELIVLSILNFIDPHLLWKHFEYINFPIHSSIEAIGALAAMLMGFMSIRFLVGIKEPRYVMISLGFMVMGCWDLFHSFLSSGHGFVLTHNLSLLSGGFFFFLIVFNWSEKSRNRKTMLKILLIAIIVVLGLWIKNYRNALPQMIMEHEHEGHIGHASGFTPLANAMNIIAGFLFFISSIKVYIDYLKYKKIGLLLLSFLALITACAGFLFSYSVVWADSWWFWHVLRLIAFVVLMAYMLVQFSIVLSERTSNLKAMKESEEKFRRLFDSEPDAIFLADPTTGILIEVNKAAEKLTKRSSSELVGMHKSKLYPMDKREQISEMFKEIASIGSQKPHEVEIIDSKGIIIPVETLVMKIQINDRQVLIGIFRDISERIKLQEARRKTEAKFSRFVELVPIPLCNIDQVTGEIKYINKTFKSLLGYTEEDLPTINEWWQLVFPDESYRKWAINNWEEAVKSAVLNDTDIQSDTYKVTCKNGEVREIIIGGVLIENDILATFVDITDLKNAERIMLEQQDQLTSMFNGLDDLIYVADPDTYDLLYINDAFERLFGKDNLSRKCYEVLQGKDSPCPFCTNKIILEERPGESYTWELQNEKNHKWYRCFDKGILWSNGKMVRFEMAMDITDIKATEQEIIDEKEMFESTIDSMPGIYYQINMKGNFVRWNQMFKQVSGYNDEEVRGMVALNLFNDNDKDRVARAMEGVFKFGESEVEADFVIKSGEEIPYLFTGRKFVIKGEPFLIGMGLDISNLKTIEKNLRKSNKELEAFNRIAVGREKRMIELKEMINLLSRQLHRDEPYDLSFLHPESGDDKI
- a CDS encoding PAS domain S-box protein, yielding MLTKVLYLEDDIVDYELVKEYLQLVETFNHDLILVKDFEMLHSELFASGNSYNVILMDLGLKDSRGIETFERYLDLGLQIPVIILTGLDDELTGLEAIAEGAQDYLVKGRFNEITLVKAIRYAIERSKIEKKLADNELQYRTIFESVTDALIIHDKSGRIIEINPAATELYGYSREEFLDLQVTDLVHEDRKKFVEESIINISQGYVHRGESKDICLDGRDIYTSIVSKQIHYQGEEKVLSVIHDITALKETEEKLKRHRAELEEQVKERTVELRKKYDELEHHYTLVIGREFRIKELRDEVAALKQEIHNMKFTRNG